The DNA window CTAGCAACATCGATGGGTTAACACCTCGATTGGCGtcggaaatgttttttttttacttgagaTCCACcgttctatttaaaaaaaaaaccaagcacACCAACtgcttaagaagaaaattctgcacCAATTTAATTTTGCCAATATTGCTTCTATGTACATGTTTAGgttattgaaaacaaaaaaagacatccACAAACCATTCTACAACCAAATACGTGCAAAAAAAGCATCCACAAATCATTCCACAACCAAATACTTGCCGAACTATGTTTACTAGCGGAAAGAAAGTCACATCGAAAATTCACCCAAACGCTGCCATTATCAAATGTATACaagttttaaaggcattacccgaCGAAActggggtggtatgggtttcaggtaggttatgcctatacggggttgtggtgaagagagtgattccgtccatttctccctgtattaGTGGAAACAGAAAACctcggaacgctgtttcttacgacgttggggcgcaaacgttgcgcattgcaacggAAGCCGCTACAAGAATcagcattccggggtcgtccgttatTTATTACGTAGGCagggaggaagaagaaaacagtacAAAAATTCTGGAGGGTCCCGAGGCAAAAACTTGATGTATTCGGTGTGTCCTGAGTAGAAATACAACATCATGTATGTACAACATTAAGAGGCTGCCACGCTTAGTATGTATGTAATCAATATGGTATCCAAAATAGAGACAGCACGGGAACCTGCCGAACAGATCCAGTAAAGCGAATTATCgatcaatgaaaatgaaaatgaatgaaataaagcaGCAATGGTGCTCCACTAGGAAAACCGTGCCGCCAGTTGCACCGCAGCTGCGAGAGGTCATGTCGGTTGACGTCACTCTCTCGTGGGTTTTTCCCAAGCTTTTGGATGTAgtattttcttggaattcaCTGAATTAGTTATGGATGGTCCTTCTTTTTATGAGCTTCTGACAATTGCCTCAGTGCTTCTAACGATTCCTTGTCCTTGTCCAACTTACTGTTTCgcattttcctttcatctgTTGTTCGGTACTTTTCGTTCGTAAGCGTGGACATGAGTGCTTGAGCGGTGAACCTTTGAGTGTTGACAGAAGAAGCTAATGTTTTCAATCATTTGATCGGTATTACaaaataatagtttttttattgaacTATAGCGTGATCGACCGTCTTCGTCTGTCTATCGTGCTGGTAGCATTACATTTTAGCATTAATGCTTATGTGAGGGAACAATTTGTTGTTTACAGAACATTTGGTTGTCAAAACACAGAAGAACTTCATAACTTATCTAAAGAAATTCGAAAGGTTTGCCTTTGTCTCGTGTATTTATGTAAATACGCACTGTCCTATTTTACTTCCTCCTTTTAGTTAGTGTTTGAGGCAAAACGTCCTTGAGTGAACTTGGTGTTTGTGTTTATAGGCGGATAGATTACTGCTTTGAATACTAATAAATGGTTTTCAGTCAGATAGATTTGGGATGGTGGTAAGCACGGCAGAAGATGGCCAATCCGGAAACGGAATTGCCCAACAACAGCAGAgtgagcagaaggatgaacAGGTGATGGAGTTCGACTATGTTCAAGTATTGTGCTTAGAGGTTTCTGCAGTCCCTGAATGTTCCTCtaatttattactatattaaaGTCAACAGAACGTTagtcaaaagaaataaatcggGTAAAATGAGAGTTCTCACTCTTCTTTCACTTAATTCCTGTTTAACAAAATGGGACAACGTTTGTTTCAATTGATAAATTGGATTGGTTTTTCCGttgctttatttttgatgCTTTGCCGATGTTTCATGACTTCCAAGATTATGTGGCTTGCGAAGTATCCTAAACTGAACCATGTTGCTCAATGATAACGCTTTTAGCTTCTATGAATAATATTTTGCTGAGTTCCTCACAAAATTTAAGTTTAATTAATGCATCCAGATTATGTGTGCGCAAATTATTAGCTGTCTTGAATCGTTCTCTCCTGGCAATATAACTCCATAACCATACATGCGATAgccggagccggtgctccgaatCCCTTTACTTTTCTACTGTTGACTAAAGGACCTTTTGGGAGGTTGGCGATGGCATCCTCATTTCTTGACATGCTCCCCATGAActggacccccttcacttgaggagggtccagctcctcaggtgaagggggtccagGACAGCTTGTGCTCCTGCATCAACTATCTTGAAAAATCCTGCTTAGGAGTAGATCGTTAGCTTGTTAATCTTTGAGCTCACCTTTCATCGCCTTTTCAGAACCGGCGACCGCCATACACCATGCATGGGGTACTCCACTTTTTGCAACATGAATGGAGCAAatatgaaatggaaaaggcTAAATGGGAAATGGAAAGGGCTGAAATGCAGGTTAGGTTTGTTTGGGTAGTATTTGAAAAAGTGTAACATCTGTAGTTAGATGTGACAAATGTTGTTATGTTGGAACTCCACCGCTTGATAATTTCGATTCCTCAAGGTTCTACTGCTCTCTTCCTTCTCTCTGCAATCATCTCTTTTCCAGGCGCGAATAAGCTTTTTGCAAGGCGAACGGAAAGGCCAAGAAAATCTAAAAGCTGACCTTatcagaagaataaaaatgttgGAATATTGTCTAAAGCAAGAAAGGCATGATTCACtgaattcatttttctggTCATGTTTCCGTTTCagagaattttgaaaactgtTTAGAGCTAAAAATTATCGACTAACGCATAATGGTGAAGATCCACCCGAATACGATGAAGCAGAAAACGAAACAACGAATGGTAAGTATGTTTCATTaaattttcagaacttttGAAAACACACTGTCTTTGTTGCTTATCAGAAGTGGTAATACCAAATGAGGTTGACGCATACGTTGCTGAAGGAGGTAGCGCTTTAGGATGGAAGCAAGGTCGCCAGTTGCTCAAACAGTATCTGCAGGTAATTGCAATCAAGATCAGTTTACTTGAATTTGGAACTAAGTGAATGTTCTGTCCTTATAAGGTTATTGCGAGGCACGCCATCAatccttttttcaggaaattggATACAGCGAACAGATCCTTGACGTGCGTTCCTTCCGCGTCAAAAATCTTTTGGGATTAATTCCTCAGGTAGTACTAGGCGACTTGAACGTGTAACTTTTCAAGCTCTTTGGATGTAAACCCATTACTGTCTTATTACTTTTCCAcgagacaatttttttcggcGGTCGAGTGATATCAGTTACAACATACTTTTCACACCGTGTTTGTTAAGTTTCCATCGACAACAATTTAGGGTGACTGGCCGTCCAATGAGAGGATTCCAGGGAAAACTCCCGCTGTTCAGAAGAAGGATTTAGACAGGTgggatgctttttttttaaatcttggCACAATTTTCAGCTACCGCTTCggaggaaaatgtagttcGAGGAGGAAGGGGAGAGAGGAAGCATTCAatcgcgctcttatttctggaattgaaTAACTAAATTAATCGTAGCCGCAGACACATCGGTCTTAGAAGATCTGTGACATtcaagctaaagttactaagagaataAAGGAGGATGtagtgtccagaaataagagcccAGTTGAGTGATGGTGAAATTCACTCTATGCAGGATATTGATTTTAATTATTTGAGCAAGAAATTTAGATGTTCACTTAGCTAGAAAGAGAACATTGTCACCAATTCACTTCTCTTCTGTGTTCAAAAACATATATTTTAACCCGTATGACTGATTtatttgctgcaaaaaaaaaattatggaaagtgGATGTGGAAATGTCGTTTACATTCTGCTAATTAACCTTATACTAGAGCTTCTTGAAAAATATTGGTGCTGAGTTTTGTTTAATCACATGTTCAGATTTGAATACTTTCCACGCTTTGCTATCCTATTCAGAACAATATTATAAAGCATCTTAAGGTGATTCCTAGTGCAAGTGAAACAATAGTTTGATGACAGTTTTTCGCACGAGTTCACCCTAAATGTGAAACTCGGATTCTCTGTGAAGTTCACTCTCTTCATCGAAAAGTGTGTGTAGTTCCAATTGCGGCCGCTAGTtgcaccgcgctgcttcgagcgccgCTGCTTACGCAAGTGGATCAAGGTTCAAGTAGCTTTGGTCCGTTTGCTGTTCTCTACTGTTCGAAATTGTTCTGCATATTGACCTCTAAATGACACTGGACTCGTTCAATGTGTGGGTAAGGTCCAAATCTGGATCTGAAAACGCTCATGGTTTTGCTTGCTGAATActgatatatatattatatatataatatatatatatatatataaaatttaaCAGTGACTCTGAATCCGACGAACGTAATGCACCTCGCGGCGGGCTAGACTCCGAAGCAGCTGATGTTCTGGAGAAATTCGACGATTTTCTTCATGAGCAGTCGTCTGGTGGTGCCACTGGTCGAGATGAATGGGCTGCAACTGACCAAGGTGTCATAGATCGTCTGAAGGAGAAATACAAGTAAGTGTAGCCAAGATGAGGATCGCTCACATAATAGACTTCTTTTCAGAAGTGAAAAACGCATTAAACGAAGTTCGGGAAGCACCGATGAGACGGATGAAAAAAGACACAGTTTGAGTGGGTttacggtttttttctcttaatttgtTATAGTTTCCGTATTTGTTTCTCATCAATACTTCGTATATGTCATTATTAGgagctttttttcaacagatGACACCGTCCTGTCCGTAGGAAGTGGAATCGTTGGGAATCCTATGGCAGGAGTGCGCGGTAAAAGAGGAGAATATATGGATCTCAATGATGCTCTTGGATTACCACCGGACGAAAACATTGACATCAAGGATGACTTCATTGTTGAGGTTTGTGCACATCCCTTTTACGCTTATCACTGGATTTCCTTTTGGAATTTGTTCTCTGCTGATTTCAGTTTCTCATACTTCGATCTACTTAGGTTTTTGTTCGCAAGACAACTCCTTTATTTGCTTTTCTACAAGTCCTGTCTTATGTTCTATTTCTGTTCTCTTTGGGCCATTTCCATCTCGTGATTTGCTATTTTCAGGACGATGAAGAATCCCTGCGAACTGCTAAATGGAATGTAAAAATGACGCTACGTTCACATCTTGACTCAATTAGAGCAATGCAGGTCCGCCTTAATAatgtcatttcatttttttcagactaGCTTTTTCAGCTACAGCTCTGCtgcaaaggcagcataccaggcATCTGACGCACTGAGGAAATCCGCAGAAAagttagagatggggttgtataTTTTTTGTGCCGTGCTGCTCATCTCTTCttaatcatcgtaaaaaaagacGACGTGGAAGACGCCGCTTTTCACGATTATTTGAATTGCAACGCGCCGCATTCACCTGCGGGTTCGAAGATTGATGTGAACTTCTCACCAGCTTATtgaagtaaaactaatgaataggatCCTGAGAGGACTGGAACGTGCACATAGAAGCGCATTCTTACGTACTCGTGGGAACTAAAGCGTTCCTCACGTAGTTTTTCTCGCGAGAATTAGAGAGGGATGAGCGGGACCAATACGGATCtggcaatctacaacccatctctagcttttcctgcgGACTTCCTTACTACGTCTTATTGGTGCGGTGTGCTCCCTtaaagtttcaaattttgtgactatatttatttttccaacaGTGAAAGATTATGTATTATGATTATTTTAGTTCCATCCTGTTGAACCCGTTTTGATTACTGCTGGGGAAGATGGTACTGCAAAACTGTGGAATCTTGATATgggcaaagaaaaatctggtAACATGTTGACTACCTCGGTGGCATTTTCTGTCATGTCGTTATATTTCATAATAAGCTTTTATGTATGTTTAGGTGGCGCTTCTGAAATTGAGCCAGTGTACACATTTCGTGGACACATGGGCCCTGTGCTATGTATTGATCTTTCCCCAACTGGAGACCACTTGTTCACAGGTatgattttcttatttcctttGTTCTTTGCAGACCTGCATGCACTAAAATCATAggttttcacttcattttcctgtgctgtgtttgtttttttttttggttgaaacgccaaaaatgcaaaattttacataCTATCCTGCTTTCTTCTCAGGTCTGGAAAGTTCGTGTTGCTTCGCGTTCGTTTTTGTGTATTCTATTCGTTTAGGGGGAAGAGATGGAGTTATCTGTTGTTGGAACGTTCCAAGCACTACAGGTGATCCTTACGAAGCCTATGGTAAGTCCTTTTAgaatttggcttttttttggcTATCACTTGTTGATTCGGGTGCTTAGTGCAATTTTCATAAGAACTCATTCAGATCCAAAGGTGCTCAGTGAACGTTTGCGAGGTCATAAAGATTCGATATGGTCGATAGCTTATCATTCATCTGACAACCGCTTAGTTTCTGCCTCTTCAGATGGTACAATTAAGCTGTGGGAACCAggtatccatttttttttaattgatacAATAGGACGTTGTAAATATGCtgtataaaaattaaatgttcTTTATCGTTTTTACAGGCAATTTTGGCGAGCCTCTGCTGCGAACATTAGAAGCTCCCGTTGTTGGCTTAATTCCAACTTCTGTTGATTTCGTGTCGACAGAGCCCAGTCAACTTCTGGCTGCTTACACATCTTCTACTGCAAACATAATCGATATCGAAACTGGCACAACAATCCTCTCGTTTGATTTTGGAGATGGTAGGTTTGCTTGCTATTCTTTTTGGGTTTCGTAAGCAATactagtttatttttcatagtGATCCCacaagcgaagcgaagagctcCCAGTCGATGACGGTTCTTGGAGTTCGCTTAgtgaacttcgcggctttctttcctctccgtatgaaataaaattcttcctcgaagaaggcgattttcCGATCCCAAATAAAACTCgagtacaacagcgacatccgttaGGCAAaacttttactgacgatgatgtggtcaatttcattacggtaccttCCATCGGGTGACTTCCACGTACAGTGTAGAGAGAAGGACtcctggaattgcgagttaaCATGGagggtcttagtcgtcatcaTAAACTCGGGAAGCCTCTCTCActgctcattccattgaaggCGGTGGGTTGAAGTTCtccaggcgttcttctgggtccaactttggcgttgaaataaCCAATTATGACGCTATAGAAGGTATGACCTCCTTTGTGGAATTTCTGCAGGTGCATATTGAAAACTTCGACACCTTCTTCTTTGTAGCTTGAtattggagcgtaaacgacgaaaatTGACAAAGCTGGTGTGGAactacatcttctcatccgtcaacgtccgattcgggttgtaagttgttcgaaaagTCAATGTTCactgccatactcgtgttgaggAGGACATCAACTCCAAGAACttctctactgtcgcatgttcctaagaacagttctgcTCCAGTATCATACACGTAGTTCAGTGGTTGGCtccgtctcgtctcggtcagtccgataaCGTCGCACTTAAACTTCCTgacttgcatcatcagatcttcagtGGTCGCATCAGATCATCATTCATGCAAGCGTACGGACGTTATAACTGCAAACGACATTTTAGTCCTTCCCGTTTCGGTGGCCTAGATGACTCCTGGAACCCCAGGAGTCATCTTCCTGAACCTCTCCTGGCGCTACTGTaacaggctttcctccggaatcaggagacttttCTATTGCTGTGTTTCGCATATAAGtttaaaacccatggacaGGTTGCAGGCCTCTAGCCACATGAGTTTTCGGAGAACGTTGTgctctcccggagtggacaggtggagcttatttgttggagacgGCTCCAAACTGGCTCCCTTGTACCTTCcggtcacttgattgcaggcttttggccggaccgacgtgctgGTTGCAACGATGTTTTGAGTCAGTTCTGGCACAGCaaaaacagggagtccatcccctgaatccacctgcgtctcaaggcaggcacaaggtcgcttttggtccgcgattagccccccaTCTGCCACCAGGGTACTCGCCACGTGGTCTCGCGACTAACcagctgtgatccctctagtgggAAAATCTGTGAATCCGGGACAGGGAAAAATTCTCTATAAAAATCAGTGTGCTTTCACTTTTGTAGAATCGCGAATATATACGCGAAACAAAACTTGAGACAATCAAAATATTCGACTTTCAGTGAACCCCGGCATAGTAAGATATCGTATGATTTTTTATGGattgtacacgaggttgttaatattttttattggcTAGCAGAGGTGAATGTCTCTTGACTACGCGGAACTCGTGCCATATTTTGGATGCCTCTTCTGATTTGAGTGAGACATTCGAATCATTCGATTTCGTGAGCGATTAATCAGTGATCACTATTGGGCTTCTCCAATCCAGGGTGAGCATTTAATGCAGTAGCGACGATCGTGGTTGAGAAAGTAGGCTTAGAGTTTACCTGTTTAGTTGTTGAGAGATTTGCTCGTTTAGATTGAGAATTCATTCAGTCGTTTCAGGgtctgaagaaggtgatttgtcgaaacgttagccattaaaatcaattaacaaTCTCGTATCTAcatctaataaaaataaatacagcaAAATTGAGACAATCGAACTGTTAAGATGTAGTGCCTGGATGTCGCATTACTCGGATTCTCTCGCATCCTACCATGCCTCTGACCATCACTGCTGGGGATGATAGGAGAATCCGCTACTTTGATAATCATACAGGTACGTTTTCGTGTTTTTGAAGAGTGGCATGTAAAGTGAATCTGAATTTCTGTAACATATATCTGTcctttttaaaactatttagGTAAACTAACTCACAGTGCTGTGGCTCATGTAGAAGGAATCTCTTCCTTGGCGATAGACCCTAATGGGTTGTATCTTTTATCTGGAAGCCATGACGGTAGCTTAAGAATGTGGAATATGGAAAAGCGGGTGTGTCTGCAGGTACAAAACACTATTTACATTcaaatttctgttgttttcaaTCTCTCCAGTAAGTACTTCAGCCAGTTAGTGAGTTTAGATCACAAATTATTTTAGGAAATATCGGCGCATCGGAAGAAATACGATGCTTCCGTTACgtgcgttgcttttcacccaTCTCGACCGCTTATTGGATCAGCTGGTGCTGACTCACTAGCAAAGGTCTACTGCCCCACATCTTCATGAATATTTGTTATTGTCCTCTGCATAGTGATCATGACCTATTCGAAAGGTCAAGACTATTTAAGACCTTCAATTCTTGGCTCGCAATATGACACTGATTCGTTTTAACGTTCCACACCTATCCTTGATCGATATTGCTCTTTACCATTACATGTTGATGCAATTGTGACTCGTAGTGAATTTTTATTACAATCTGAAAGTAGTTGAATAGCTCATGAATTAGTGAAAGTCAGCTTAAAGGAAGCATACAACGAAGTTGACAATGTTAGGATCTCTCCAGGAAAATATAGAGCTCACCTAGTAGATTAATAGTGTAAGCGTGATGAAGCTCATGCTCTAATCGttttaaaaaacggcgtggaaaacggTCTCACTGTCTGCTTCTTTTCcgcgagatacgttagaacgcgtcacTTTTGTACAGAGGACGCGTCGAGTAGCGGGCGTCCGAAAAACAGTGAGGTTCCCTCTGCAGCCTGTTCGAGTAAAACCATGtaaatcagtaaaaaaaaaccagtaaaaCCACCAATGAAAAAGCAGGTGCTGAGGAAACCAACGCGAGTACAAGAGTGACAGAAACGGTCAATAAAGCCGTTTTCCATAACGTTTTGGGACAATTGGAGGAGAATGAGCTTCATCACGATCATTCTTGTAATCTACATCGCGAACCCTATCATTTCCTGGAGAGGTCCCGACatcgtcaaattcgtggtttGTTGTCTTTGAGGGCAGTATTTGATCCAATGCAGTTAACTTAGGACTTACAGTGGCAGCGGAACTTACGAGTGAAAACAAGGCGTGCGTGTTTGGACTTTTCGCTTTCAAAAGCAAATTTActgtcttttgttttctacCTGTCCCAAGCTTAGTTCTAGTCTGTATAAGCTTTAGTTCATAATTTAGTTCATAAAACGTATCTGACGGAGGTCTACTACGGGTCAACTCCTGTTATAGTTGTCCATACAGGTGTTGATATGAAGAAGAGGACCTTGACAACTGTAGTTCTGTCGCTTCTCCGAACAGAGCCGaatagtgaagaagaaaactagcGCTTAAAATGACATTTGTCGAGTTTGACTGCCAGCATCCTCTTCATTTAGTCATATCCCTATAACTGGGCAAATATTAGCTGCGAATGTGGACCGTTTGCcctcatttcttttgtagAGGAGCTATGCAGCAAGAACATCTTTTTGTAAATTGAGTTCATTTTATGTTATGCGCGCGGTTTTTCCACGGTAGTACTAGCCGCTAGATGGTTTGCAATTGCTCCGGTGTTTTTATTGCTGCTGTACttgaacatgtttttttttcgtatttcatattcatattctcGTAATTGTCTTCCTACTTCATTGCTCCGCGCCAGTGTGTGAGCCGAGCAGCCAGTCCTTTAACATTTTAGTTTGTAAGCATTATAATTTGACAAGTAGTGCATGTTGTTTCTAGTTGGAGCACATTATTTGCTCCGTATTCAACATTTCACCGGATAGGTGATCGCTATTTGGACGTCTCGAAGGAAGTTATTTCCGTTTGAACTTCATGGATTCTGGAGAtagcagttctttttttgacacTAATCTATCCTCCTTGATCTTTTGAAGAGGTTTCAACTAGTGTTAATAAACGGATAAGTACAATTTCAGTGAGTTAAATGTCTGCTAATTCGTGACTTTTTGTATGGGAATATATACGTGTTCTGTTCTGTTTCATGTAAATGTAGTCTTGTAATAAATGCAATCAAGCGTTTCAATATATACTCTGGGCACTATCGAGCCATATAACGTGCACAGTTATATTGCGGAAGTTACTAAGATGTTGCAGGGAGGTGCTGTTGTACAGCACATCACAAAGACCTAACTGAACAGGTAAAATATCTAGAAGGAGCGTGGGATCTTTTGTAG is part of the Necator americanus strain Aroian chromosome V, whole genome shotgun sequence genome and encodes:
- a CDS encoding hypothetical protein (NECATOR_CHRV.G21126.T3) translates to MSVDVTLSINAYVREQFVVYRTFGCQNTEELHNLSKEIRKSDRFGMVVSTAEDGQSGNGIAQQQQSEQKDEQNRRPPYTMHGVLHFLQHEWSKYEMEKAKWEMERAEMQARISFLQGERKGQENLKADLIRRIKMLEYCLKQERAKNYRLTHNGEDPPEYDEAENETTNEVVIPNEVDAYVAEGGSALGWKQGRQLLKQYLQEIGYSEQILDVRSFRVKNLLGLIPQGDWPSNERIPGKTPAVQKKDLDSDSESDERNAPRGGLDSEAADVLEKFDDFLHEQSSGGATGRDEWAATDQGVIDRLKEKYKSEKRIKRSSGSTDETDEKRHSLNDTVLSVGSGIVGNPMAGVRGKRGEYMDLNDALGLPPDENIDIKDDFIVEDDEESLRTAKWNVKMTLRSHLDSIRAMQFHPVEPVLITAGEDGTAKLWNLDMGKEKSGGASEIEPVYTFRGHMGPVLCIDLSPTGDHLFTGGRDGVICCWNVPSTTGDPYEAYDPKVLSERLRGHKDSIWSIAYHSSDNRLVSASSDGTIKLWEPGNFGEPLLRTLEAPVVGLIPTSVDFVSTEPSQLLAAYTSSTANIIDIETGTTILSFDFGDDVVPGCRITRILSHPTMPLTITAGDDRRIRYFDNHTGKLTHSAVAHVEGISSLAIDPNGLYLLSGSHDGSLRMWNMEKRVCLQEISAHRKKYDASVTCVAFHPSRPLIGSAGADSLAKLEHIICSVFNISPDSPSISYSHLISNGRIADALVRAGHDVVMFIPEYMSETSRFNGTKYAKVVRMKNISDLKMSKDAKVFISLFGSRYDDDIAGLVLMDKTRLGFADRLSFEYTLADMCRALMARRDELEYLRNYKFDVAFAEQIDFCGIGVIRYLGIKNLLWISTTPIMDAVSYNLGVPAPPSYVPTIEENDNGDNMSFLERAFNLYMYIGTIFVHRWGTDITTEVFRKIDPNFPNVREIAANSSLCFVNADEMFDLPRPIIHKTVYIGGLGVSAPKPLDEKFSEIMSKGKKGVIVVSLGTIAPFDAFPTEVKMSFAKVIKSMPDYHFILKITKEDTTTQSFFEGVTNCHLAEWLPQKDILAHPKVKLFVMHGGINGLTEALLGGIPVVVIPIFADQFRNGRNAEKRGVGKVILKLDLSENTIRGAIQEILNEESYKQNALRLSKLMREKPFSAEERLVKWTNFAVDNGVLDVLHVEGSRMNSIIYFNLDVIAVVLVVLLLLAAIFVRVFSAFTRNSFLGKAKHE
- a CDS encoding hypothetical protein (NECATOR_CHRV.G21126.T1); this translates as MVVSTAEDGQSGNGIAQQQQSEQKDEQNRRPPYTMHGVLHFLQHEWSKYEMEKAKWEMERAEMQARISFLQGERKGQENLKADLIRRIKMLEYCLKQERAKNYRLTHNGEDPPEYDEAENETTNEVVIPNEVDAYVAEGGSALGWKQGRQLLKQYLQEIGYSEQILDVRSFRVKNLLGLIPQGDWPSNERIPGKTPAVQKKDLDSDSESDERNAPRGGLDSEAADVLEKFDDFLHEQSSGGATGRDEWAATDQGVIDRLKEKYKSEKRIKRSSGSTDETDEKRHSLNDTVLSVGSGIVGNPMAGVRGKRGEYMDLNDALGLPPDENIDIKDDFIVEDDEESLRTAKWNVKMTLRSHLDSIRAMQFHPVEPVLITAGEDGTAKLWNLDMGKEKSGGASEIEPVYTFRGHMGPVLCIDLSPTGDHLFTGGRDGVICCWNVPSTTGDPYEAYDPKVLSERLRGHKDSIWSIAYHSSDNRLVSASSDGTIKLWEPGNFGEPLLRTLEAPVVGLIPTSVDFVSTEPSQLLAAYTSSTANIIDIETGTTILSFDFGDDVVPGCRITRILSHPTMPLTITAGDDRRIRYFDNHTGKLTHSAVAHVEGISSLAIDPNGLYLLSGSHDGSLRMWNMEKRVCLQEISAHRKKYDASVTCVAFHPSRPLIGSAGADSLAKVYCPTSS
- a CDS encoding hypothetical protein (NECATOR_CHRV.G21127.T1), producing MMQVRKFKCDVIGLTETRRSQPLNYVYDTGAELFLGTCDSREVLGVDVLLNTSMAVNIDFSNNLQPESDVDG